CTGCTTGAGAATATCCAACCTGGCATATTTCAGCCGGACGTCGTAATAATCATTCAAATTATCCAGGCCGATAACGGCGCAGCCCTGTTCCAAAAGCCTTTGTGAGAGATGCATACCGATAAACCCGGCCGCGCCCGTCACCAAATATGTCTTTTTAGCATCAACTGATTTTAGCTTCTTCATTAAACACCTACGCCATAGTATTTGAAGCCCTTTTCGACCATGCTCTTTTTATCGTAAATGTTCCTCAAATCAAAGAAATAGGCGCCGGCGCCGATTTCCTTAAATTTATCAAAATCTAGGTTCCTGAATTCATTCCACTCGGTCAGGATCACCGTGGCGTCGGTATGCGCCAGGGCTTCATAAGCATTGCCGCACCAGGTGAGGCTGTCCTTGATCCCTGCAAAACGCCAGTCCCCCTCTTTACGGCCCGCAGGGTCATATACCTTGAGCTTTGCGCCGCGTTTTACCAGTTCCGGCAGGATCACCAGCGACGGCGCCTCCCGCATGTCGTCCGTGTTCGGTTTGAAGGTCACGCCGAGCACAGCCAGGGTTTTATCGTTCAGCTCCCCCAAAGCGCCTGCAATTTTATCCACCATTTTCAGCTTCTGGCGGTCATTGGCAGCGACTGTCGCTTCCACGAGAGATATGGACTCCCCGCAGTCCCGGGCTATTTTCACCAGAGCCCTGGTGTCTTTGGGGAAGCAGCTCCCGCCAAAACCGGGGCCGGCGTGCAGGAACTTCGGGGAAATGCGCCCGTCCCGCCCCATCGCCTTGGCTACCTTCTGCACGTCCGCGCCGACCTTTTCACAGACGTTGGCTACTTCATTGATGAACGTGATCTTCATGGCCAGGAAGGCGTTCGACGCGTACTTGATCATCTCCGCGGTTTCGATGTTGGTCTCAACAAAAGGGGTTTCGTTGAGATAAAGGACCCGGTAAACTTCCTTCATGACGCTGATGGCCCGGTCGCTTTCAGCGCCGAGGATAACCCGGTCGGGATGCATGAAGTCCTGGACAGCGGAGCCTTCGCGCAGGAATTCAGGATTGGACACCACGTCAAAGGCATAGTCAGCCCCCCGCTCAGCAAGGATAGCCTGCACCGCCGCCTTGACCTTTTGGCCGGCGCCCACCGGCACGGTGGACTTGTTCACGATGACCTTGTAGCCGTCCATATGGGTGGCAATGTCCTTTGCCACAGCGAGCACATACTGCAAGTCCGCGCTGCCGTCGTCCGCCGGGGGAGTGCCGACGGCGATGAAGATAACGTCGTTGTTTTGGACGGCGGACTGGATGTCCGTGGTAAAGTCAAGGCGTTTGTAGTAGTAGTTGTTCTTGACTATGCGCTCAAGCCCCGGCTCGAAGATGGGGATGATACCGTTTTTTAAGCTGTTGATCTTGTCCTCGTCAATGTCAACACATGTTACATTGTGGCCGAAGTCTGAAAGAATTGCGCCGGATACAAGGCCGACGTAGCCGGCGCCTATTACTGCTATTTGGGGCATGGTGTGATCACCTCAATTTTTCATTTAGCACGGATAACAAATTGGACATTGTATTTACAATCTCCTCAAGTGAATTATAATATATATGCTTTAATCGCATCACACACGGCATCAACATCCTCTTCACTTAAATAAGGATGCATCGGCAGAGAAAGAACAACATCACAAAGTTCATTTGTCACTTCGTAATTATTCTCATCAAACTCTAAATCCGCAAACGCCCCTTGTTTATGCATCGGCTTAATATAATAAATCATGCTCGGAATACCCTGCTCTTTTAGCCTGGTCTGCAGACCATCACGCTGCTCTTTATCTTTCAACTTGATGGTATACTGAGCAAAGCTTGAATAGAACCCATCCGGTATTACAGGTATTTCAACAACACCTTTGAGTCTTTCGTTGTAAAGCCGGTATATCCTGTTCACATCTTCCAGTTCATGGTCAATGAAGGCTTTCAATTTCACTTTTAATATGGCGGCTTGAATAGTATCCAATCTTGAATTAACGCCAATTCTCACATTGTCATATTTATTATCGCCTTTGCCGTGGACCTTGAGGGATTTGATAAGCTGTGCCAGCTTGTCATTATTGGTAAACACAGCTCCGCCGTCTCCATAGCATCCCAGCGGTTTTGCTGGGAAGAACGAAGTAGTCGCTGCTTCGCCAAAGCTGCAGGCCCTCCGTCCATTAATATTGCCACCGAAACCCTGAGCGCCGTCTTCCAGCACCCACAGATTATACTTCTTCGCTACTTTCTCTATTTCAGGAAAGTTTGCGGGTAGGCCGAATAAATCGACAGGAATAATTACTTTTGGTGTTAATTTTCCTTCCGCTATTGTCTTCTGAATTGCTTTCTCCAGTTTTGCCGTGTCTAAGTTGAAAGTGCCTCTGTCTACATCCACAAATATTGGAGTCGCTCCTTCAAAAGAAACGATCTCCCCCGTGGAGAAGAACGTAAAGTCGGGTACGAAAACCGCGTCTCCTTCTTTAATACCCCATGCCATCGCCACAAGTGTCATTGCCTCGGTTCCGTTGGCACAGGAGATGCAGTGTTTAACGCCAACATAGTCTGCCAATTGCGATTCCAATTCACCAACATCTTTGCCGCCGATGAAGTTGGCATTTAATA
This region of Pelotomaculum schinkii genomic DNA includes:
- a CDS encoding UDP-glucose dehydrogenase family protein — translated: MPQIAVIGAGYVGLVSGAILSDFGHNVTCVDIDEDKINSLKNGIIPIFEPGLERIVKNNYYYKRLDFTTDIQSAVQNNDVIFIAVGTPPADDGSADLQYVLAVAKDIATHMDGYKVIVNKSTVPVGAGQKVKAAVQAILAERGADYAFDVVSNPEFLREGSAVQDFMHPDRVILGAESDRAISVMKEVYRVLYLNETPFVETNIETAEMIKYASNAFLAMKITFINEVANVCEKVGADVQKVAKAMGRDGRISPKFLHAGPGFGGSCFPKDTRALVKIARDCGESISLVEATVAANDRQKLKMVDKIAGALGELNDKTLAVLGVTFKPNTDDMREAPSLVILPELVKRGAKLKVYDPAGRKEGDWRFAGIKDSLTWCGNAYEALAHTDATVILTEWNEFRNLDFDKFKEIGAGAYFFDLRNIYDKKSMVEKGFKYYGVGV
- a CDS encoding DegT/DnrJ/EryC1/StrS family aminotransferase, whose amino-acid sequence is MQFRDLKAQYQEYKAKIDSAIQEVLLNANFIGGKDVGELESQLADYVGVKHCISCANGTEAMTLVAMAWGIKEGDAVFVPDFTFFSTGEIVSFEGATPIFVDVDRGTFNLDTAKLEKAIQKTIAEGKLTPKVIIPVDLFGLPANFPEIEKVAKKYNLWVLEDGAQGFGGNINGRRACSFGEAATTSFFPAKPLGCYGDGGAVFTNNDKLAQLIKSLKVHGKGDNKYDNVRIGVNSRLDTIQAAILKVKLKAFIDHELEDVNRIYRLYNERLKGVVEIPVIPDGFYSSFAQYTIKLKDKEQRDGLQTRLKEQGIPSMIYYIKPMHKQGAFADLEFDENNYEVTNELCDVVLSLPMHPYLSEEDVDAVCDAIKAYIL